Proteins encoded together in one Coffea arabica cultivar ET-39 chromosome 2c, Coffea Arabica ET-39 HiFi, whole genome shotgun sequence window:
- the LOC140035572 gene encoding uncharacterized protein yields MGSESKPNKFHYDLSMSKRTRRSLNLVEDDHDQGSFQAWHEEEECALEFAIGDEEKGSISLSEASENDQKKSLKQLIGGRSLSQHFSQEEPQLQLVVKQHDQEGLNGLKFTRMVSRYAKALSHLIKLKRKQQMGLYKKPVLPLTN; encoded by the coding sequence ATGGGAAGCGAGTCCAAGCCAAATAAATTCCACTATGATTTATCCATGTCAAAGAGGACTCGAAGATCATTGAATCTCGTTGAAGATGATCATGATCAAGGCTCATTTCAAGCATGgcatgaagaagaagaatgtgCCCTGGAATTTGCCATTGGGGATGAAGAAAAGGGCAGCATTAGTTTGAGTGAAGCATCGGAAAACGACCAAAAGAAGAGCTTGAAGCAGCTGATCGGTGGAAGGAGCCTTAGCCAACATTTCTCACAGGAAGAGCCACAGCTTCAATTGGTTGTTAAACAGCATGATCAAGAAGGACTGAATGGATTGAAGTTCACAAGGATGGTGAGTCGTTATGCAAAAGCTTTAAGCCATTTGATCAAGCTTAAGCGAAAACAACAAATGGGGCTTTACAAGAAACCAGTTCTTCCATTGACCAATTAA
- the LOC113726967 gene encoding serine/threonine-protein phosphatase PP2A-2 catalytic subunit, producing MSCADLVTTSSNGNLDDQISQLMQCKPLSEPEVRSLCEKAKEILMEESNVQPVKSPVTICGDIHGQFHDLAELFRIGGKCPDTNYLFMGDYVDRGYYSVETVTLLVALKVRYPQRITILRGNHESRQITQVYGFYDECLRKYGNANVWKIFTDLFDYFPLTALVESEIFCLHGGLSPSIETLDNIRNFDRVQEVPHEGPMCDLLWSDPDDRCGWGISPRGAGYTFGQDISEQFNHNNNLKLIARAHQLVMEGYNWSHEQKVVTIFSAPNYCYRCGNMASILEVDDCRGHTFIQFEPAPRRGEPDVTRRTPDYFL from the exons ATGAGCTGCGCGGATCTGGTGACCACGAGTTCCAATGGAAATCTTGATGACCAGATTTCTCAGCTCATGCAGTGTAAACCCTTGTCCGAGCCTGAG GTTAGGAGTTTATGTGAAAAGGCAAAAGAAATCCTAATGGAAGAAAGTAACGTCCAG CCTGTAAAAAGCCCAGTGACCATATGTGGTGACATCCATGGGCAATTCCATGATTTGGCTGAACTTTTTCGCATTGGAGGGAAG TGTCCAGATACAAATTATCTGTTTATGGGAGACTATGTTGATCGTGGGTATTATTCTGTCGAAACTGTAACA CTTTTAGTGGCTCTTAAAGTACGCTATCCACAACGAATCACTATTCTTCGAGGGAATCATGAGAGTCGGCAG ATTACACAAGTCTATGGATTTTATGACGAGTGCCTGCGGAA GTATGGAAATGCTAATGTTTGGAAGATATTCACTGATCTTTTTGATTATTTTCCATTGACTGCGCTG GTTGAGTCAGAAATATTTTGTTTGCATGGTGGATTGTCCCCATCTATTGAAACCCTTGATAACATAAGAAATTTTGACCGTGTTCAAGAAGTTCCGCATGAAGGCCCTATGTGTGATCTTTTGTGGTCTGACCCAGACGATCGTTGTGGTTGGGGGATTTCTCCTCGAGGTGCTGGATACACATTCGGGCAG GACATATCGGAGCAATTCAACCATAATAACAACTTAAAGCTCATTGCGAGAGCTCACCAGCTGGTTATGGAGGGTTATAATTGGAGCCAT GAACAAAAAGTAGTTACTATATTTAGTGCACCGAATTACTGTTATCGCTGTGGAAACATGGCATCTATATTGGAAGTGGACGACTGCAGAGGCCACACATTCATCCAG TTTGAGCCAGCTCCAAGGAGGGGAGAACCTGACGTGACCCGGAGAACACCTGATTATTTCCTGTAA